In the genome of Mycolicibacterium aromaticivorans JS19b1 = JCM 16368, one region contains:
- a CDS encoding MmpS family transport accessory protein: protein MRVIPVGRLLKKVWIPLILVAVLAVSGLVVSRLHKMFGSQDLNAGAGSGIEIVQFNPKVMVYDVFGAPGTTAQISYFDPEAKVHTVNVPLPWSITLSTTLPAVSASLMAQTDGDQIGCRVTVNGTVREEQSADGVNAQTYCLVKSA, encoded by the coding sequence GTGAGGGTTATTCCGGTGGGCCGCTTGCTGAAAAAGGTGTGGATCCCGTTAATTCTGGTCGCGGTGTTGGCGGTCTCCGGCCTGGTGGTTTCGCGTCTGCACAAGATGTTCGGGTCGCAGGACCTGAATGCCGGCGCCGGTTCCGGTATCGAGATCGTCCAGTTCAATCCCAAGGTCATGGTCTACGACGTCTTTGGCGCACCGGGGACCACCGCCCAGATCAGTTACTTCGACCCGGAAGCGAAAGTGCACACAGTCAATGTGCCGCTGCCCTGGTCGATCACCCTGTCAACGACGTTGCCCGCGGTCAGTGCCAGTCTCATGGCGCAGACCGACGGCGACCAGATTGGATGCCGCGTCACGGTGAACGGAACCGTCCGTGAAGAGCAATCAGCCGATGGGGTCAACGCCCAGACGTACTGCCTGGTGAAGTCCGCATGA